A region of Bradyrhizobium sp. SZCCHNS1050 DNA encodes the following proteins:
- a CDS encoding choice-of-anchor tandem repeat GloVer-containing protein translates to MANTPPTVTITSAALATNNATQTITGTVTAGSGAIVGQTVTLTDNGTTLGTAIVQADGSFSVGVVLPNQGANSIVATVSDSYGNTGTSAAVVDTLGNVVSVAPTIIGTTAGQTTTSEAAVHPFSGVTIDDANVGATDTLTITLSGAGGTLSGAGLSGSGNTYTLSGSAATITSQLQALTFTPAAGSPNSSQTTTFTLSDVSSAYTNVVYASTATAVATFNGTTNGNALYGNLIADSAGNLFGTTQSGGANNAGTVFEIVKNGSGYNSTPVTLVSFNGTNGSSLQNSLLMDAAGNLFGTTETGGAYGKGTIFEIVKNGSSYSSTPVVLASFDGTNGNRPPDNLIMDASGNLFGMTYSGGANGGGTVFELVKTGSTYSSTPTTLVSFDSTSGINPAGSLSVDAAGNLYGTTTHGGANNVGTVFEIAKTANGYSSTPTVLVSFNGTNGASPGSGSIIFDAAGNLFGTTQSGGANNAGAVFEIAKTANGYSSTPTVLVSFNGTNGSTPYGNLIMDAHGDLLGTTWHGGANGYGVIYEVVKTSTGYSSTPVVLTSFNGTNANGSTGALLMDGAGNLFGTSPGNTVFELPVASATAVPTVNSTTTVINTDPAIAPTVTITSAAEASNVAAQTITGTVTAGSGAIVGQTVTLTDNGTTLGTAIVQADGSFSATVTLPNQGANSIVATVTDSLGSTGTSAAVVDTLDNIAPTVTITSAAEASNVAAQTITGTVSLDGAAAVVGQTVTVTDNGTTLGTAIVQADGSFSVGVVLPNQGANSIVATVSDSYGNTGTSAAVVDTLDNIAPTVTITSAAEASNVAAQTITGTVSLDGAAAVVGQTVTVTDNGTTLGTAIVQADGSFSVGVVLPNQGANSIVATVSDSYGNTGTSAAVVDTLGNVVSVAPTIIGTTAGQTTTSEAAVHPFSGVTIDDANVGATDTLTITLSGAGGTLSGAGLSGSGNTYTLSGSAATITSQLQALTFTPAAGSPNSSQTTTFTLSDVSSAYTNVVYASTATAVATFNGTTNGNALYGNLIADSAGNLFGTTQSGGANNAGTVFEIVKNGSGYNSTPVTLVSFNGTNGSSLQNSLLMDAAGNLFGTTETGGAYGKGTIFEIVKNGSSYSSTPVVLASFDGTNGNRPPDNLIMDASGNLFGMTYSGGANGGGTVFELVKTGSTYSSTPTTLVSFDSTSGINPAGSLSVDAAGNLYGTTTHGGANNVGTVFEIAKTANGYSSTPTVLVSFNGTNGASPGSGSIIFDAAGNLFGTTQSGGANNAGAVFEIAKTANGYSSTPTVLVSFNGTNGSTPYGNLIMDAHGDLLGTTWHGGANGYGVIYEVVKTSTGYSSTPVVLTSFNGTNANGSTGALLMDGAGNLFGTSPGNTVFELPVASATAVPTVNSTTTVINTDPAIAPTVTITSAAEASNVAAQTITGTVTAGSGAIVGQTVTLTDNGTTLGTAIVQADGSFSATVTLPNQGANSIVATVTDSLGSTGTSAAVVDTLDNIAPTVTITSAAEASNVAAQTITGTVSLDGAAAVVGQTVTVTDNGTTLGTAIVQADGSFSVGVVLPNQGANSIVATVSDSYGNTGTSAAVVDTLDNIAPTVTITSAAEASNVAAQTITGTVSLDGAAAVVGQTVTVTDNGTTLGTAIVQADGSFSVGVVLPNQGANSIVATVSDSYGNTGTSAAVVDTLGNVVSVAPTIIGTTAGQTTTSEAAVHPFSGVTIDDANVGATDTLTITLSGAGGTLSGAGLSGSGNTYTLSGSAATITSQLQALTFTPAAGSPNSSQTTTFTLSDVSSAYTNVVYASTATAVATFNGTTNGNALYGNLIADSAGNLFGTTQSGGANNAGTVFEIVKNGSGYNSTPVTLVSFNGTNGSSLQNSLLMDAAGNLFGTTETGGAYGKGTIFEIVKNGSSYSSTPVVLASFDGTNGNRPPDNLIMDASGNLFGMTYSGGANGGGTVFELVKTGSTYSSTPTTLVSFDSTSGINPAGSLSVDAAGNLYGTTTHGGANNVGTVFEIAKTANGYSSTPTVLVSFNGTNGASPGSGSIIFDAAGNLFGTTQSGGANNAGAVFEIAKTANGYSSTPTVLVSFNGTNGSTPYGNLIMDAHGDLLGTTWHGGANGYGVIYEVVKTSTGYSSTPVVLTSFNGTNANGSTGALLMDGAGNLFGTSPGNTVFELPVASATAVPTVNSTTTVINTDPAIAPTVTITSAAEASNVAAQTITGTVTAGSGAIVGQTVTLTDNGTTLGTAIVQADGSFSATVTLPNQGANSIVATVTDSLGSTGTSAAVVDTLDNIAPTVTITSAAEASNVAAQTITGTVSLDGAAAVVGQTVTVTDNGTTLGTAIVQADGSFSVGVVLPNQGANSIVATVSDSYGNTGTSAAVVDTLGNVVSVAPTIIGTTAGQTTTSEAAVHPFSGVTIDDANVGATDTLTITLSGAGGTLSGAGLSGSGNTYTLSGSAATITSQLQALTFTPAAGSPNSSQTTTFTLSDVSSAYTNVVYASTATAVATFNGTTNGNALYGNLIADSAGNLFGTTQSGGANNAGTVFEIVKNGSGYNSTPVTLVSFNGTNGSSLQNSLLMDAAGNLFGTTETGGAYGKGTIFEIVKNGSSYSSTPVVLASFDGTNGNRPPDNLIMDASGNLFGMTYSGGANGGGTVFELVKTGSTYSSTPTTLVSFDSTSGINPAGSLSVDAAGNLYGTTTHGGANNVGTVFEIAKTANGYSSTPTVLVSFNGTNGASPGSGSIIFDAAGNLFGTTQSGGANNAGAVFEIAKTANGYSSTPTVLVSFNGTNGSTPYGNLIMDAHGDLLGTTWHGGANGYGVIYEVVKTSTGYSSTPVVLTSFNGTNANGSTGALLMDGAGNLFGTSPGNTVFELPVASATAVPTVNSTTTVINTDPAIAPTVTITSAAEASNVAAQTITGTVTAGSGAIVGQTVTLTDNGTTLGTAIVQADGSFSATVTLPNQGANSIVATVTDSLGSTGTSAAVVDTLDNIAPTVTITSAPEPGNAGAQTISGLVASGGTATVTGQTVTLTDNGISLGTAIVQSNGSFSTSVTLPGQANNAIMASVTDSYGNTNNTYLVTTGSGQIEINAQQGTGTTNNLDFTGSVTDQNLWFLQSGNNLQIDILGTSTSATIDNWFSSSSPDQLQEIEAGGLKIDSQLSQLVQAMATYSSNNPGYDPASSGTSMPNDSNLQSAIAAAWHS, encoded by the coding sequence ATGGCGAACACTCCTCCCACGGTAACCATCACCAGTGCTGCATTAGCCACCAACAACGCCACCCAGACCATCACCGGGACGGTCACGGCCGGCAGCGGTGCAATCGTGGGACAGACGGTCACGCTGACGGACAACGGCACGACGCTCGGAACGGCCATCGTTCAGGCCGACGGCAGCTTCTCGGTTGGCGTTGTGCTGCCGAACCAGGGGGCGAACTCGATCGTCGCGACGGTGAGCGACAGCTATGGCAACACCGGCACCAGCGCGGCGGTGGTCGACACGCTCGGCAATGTCGTCAGCGTGGCGCCGACGATCATCGGAACGACAGCGGGCCAGACGACCACGTCGGAAGCCGCGGTCCATCCGTTCAGCGGTGTGACGATTGACGATGCCAATGTCGGGGCGACCGATACGCTGACTATCACGCTGAGCGGAGCGGGAGGAACGCTGTCGGGCGCAGGCCTGAGCGGCTCGGGCAACACCTACACGCTGTCGGGGAGCGCCGCGACGATCACCAGCCAGCTGCAGGCGCTGACCTTTACGCCTGCGGCGGGGTCGCCCAACAGCAGCCAGACCACCACGTTCACCCTGTCGGACGTCAGCAGCGCCTACACCAACGTTGTTTATGCCAGCACGGCAACGGCGGTGGCCACGTTCAACGGCACCACCAATGGTAACGCGCTCTACGGCAACCTGATCGCAGACTCGGCCGGCAACCTGTTCGGCACCACCCAGTCCGGAGGGGCCAACAACGCCGGCACGGTGTTCGAGATCGTCAAGAACGGCAGCGGCTATAACAGCACGCCGGTGACGTTGGTGTCGTTCAACGGCACCAACGGCTCGAGCCTGCAGAACAGTCTGCTGATGGATGCTGCGGGTAATCTGTTCGGCACCACCGAGACGGGTGGAGCTTATGGCAAGGGCACGATCTTCGAGATCGTCAAGAACGGCAGCAGCTACAGCAGCACGCCGGTGGTGTTGGCCTCGTTCGACGGCACGAACGGGAACCGTCCTCCGGACAACCTGATCATGGATGCGTCGGGCAACCTGTTCGGCATGACGTACTCTGGCGGAGCCAATGGCGGCGGGACGGTGTTCGAGCTCGTCAAGACTGGCAGCACCTATAGCTCCACCCCGACCACATTGGTCTCGTTCGACAGCACCAGCGGGATCAATCCCGCCGGCAGTCTGTCGGTGGACGCCGCAGGCAATCTGTATGGGACGACGACGCATGGCGGGGCCAACAACGTCGGCACGGTGTTCGAGATCGCGAAGACGGCGAACGGCTACAGCAGCACGCCGACGGTGCTGGTCTCGTTCAACGGCACCAACGGGGCATCGCCGGGGAGTGGCAGCATCATCTTTGATGCGGCCGGCAATCTGTTCGGCACCACCCAGTCCGGAGGGGCCAACAATGCCGGCGCGGTGTTCGAGATCGCGAAGACGGCGAACGGCTACAGCAGCACGCCGACGGTGTTGGTCTCGTTCAACGGCACCAACGGTTCCACCCCCTATGGCAACCTGATCATGGATGCCCATGGTGATCTGCTGGGCACGACCTGGCACGGCGGAGCCAACGGGTACGGCGTGATCTACGAGGTGGTCAAGACATCGACGGGCTACAGCAGCACTCCGGTGGTGCTGACGTCGTTCAACGGCACCAATGCCAACGGATCCACCGGCGCGCTGCTGATGGATGGGGCAGGGAACCTGTTCGGAACGAGCCCCGGCAACACGGTGTTTGAACTCCCTGTCGCGTCTGCGACGGCGGTGCCCACCGTCAACAGCACCACAACGGTGATCAACACCGATCCGGCCATCGCGCCGACGGTAACGATCACCAGCGCGGCCGAGGCGAGCAACGTTGCGGCCCAGACCATCACCGGGACGGTCACGGCCGGCAGCGGTGCAATCGTGGGACAGACGGTCACGCTGACGGACAACGGCACGACGCTCGGAACGGCCATCGTTCAGGCCGACGGCAGCTTCTCGGCTACTGTGACGCTGCCGAACCAGGGGGCGAACTCGATCGTCGCGACCGTGACCGACAGCTTGGGCAGCACCGGCACCAGCGCGGCGGTGGTCGACACGCTCGACAATATCGCCCCGACGGTGACGATCACCAGTGCGGCCGAGGCGAGCAACGTTGCGGCCCAGACCATCACGGGGACCGTGAGCTTGGACGGTGCGGCGGCGGTGGTCGGTCAGACGGTCACCGTGACGGACAACGGCACGACGCTCGGAACGGCCATCGTTCAGGCCGACGGCAGCTTCTCGGTTGGCGTTGTGCTGCCGAACCAGGGGGCGAACTCGATCGTCGCGACGGTGAGCGACAGCTATGGCAACACCGGCACCAGCGCGGCGGTGGTCGACACGCTCGACAATATCGCCCCGACGGTGACGATCACCAGTGCGGCCGAGGCGAGCAACGTTGCGGCCCAGACCATCACGGGGACCGTGAGCTTGGACGGTGCGGCGGCGGTGGTCGGTCAGACGGTCACCGTGACGGACAACGGCACGACGCTCGGAACGGCCATCGTTCAGGCCGACGGCAGCTTCTCGGTTGGCGTTGTGCTGCCGAACCAGGGGGCGAACTCGATCGTCGCGACGGTGAGCGACAGCTATGGCAACACCGGCACCAGCGCGGCGGTGGTCGACACGCTCGGCAATGTCGTCAGCGTGGCGCCGACGATCATCGGAACGACAGCGGGCCAGACGACCACGTCGGAAGCCGCGGTCCATCCGTTCAGCGGTGTGACGATTGACGATGCCAATGTCGGGGCGACCGATACGCTGACTATCACGCTGAGCGGAGCGGGAGGAACGCTGTCGGGCGCAGGCCTGAGCGGCTCGGGCAACACCTACACGCTGTCGGGGAGCGCCGCGACGATCACCAGCCAGCTGCAGGCGCTGACCTTTACGCCTGCGGCGGGGTCGCCCAACAGCAGCCAGACCACCACGTTCACCCTGTCGGACGTCAGCAGCGCCTACACCAACGTTGTTTATGCCAGCACGGCAACGGCGGTGGCCACGTTCAACGGCACCACCAATGGTAACGCGCTCTACGGCAACCTGATCGCAGACTCGGCCGGCAACCTGTTCGGCACCACCCAGTCCGGAGGGGCCAACAACGCCGGCACGGTGTTCGAGATCGTCAAGAACGGCAGCGGCTATAACAGCACGCCGGTGACGTTGGTGTCGTTCAACGGCACCAACGGCTCGAGCCTGCAGAACAGTCTGCTGATGGATGCTGCGGGTAATCTGTTCGGCACCACCGAGACGGGTGGAGCTTATGGCAAGGGCACGATCTTCGAGATCGTCAAGAACGGCAGCAGCTACAGCAGCACGCCGGTGGTGTTGGCCTCGTTCGACGGCACGAACGGGAACCGTCCTCCGGACAACCTGATCATGGATGCGTCGGGCAACCTGTTCGGCATGACGTACTCTGGCGGAGCCAATGGCGGCGGGACGGTGTTCGAGCTCGTCAAGACTGGCAGCACCTATAGCTCCACCCCGACCACATTGGTCTCGTTCGACAGCACCAGCGGGATCAATCCCGCCGGCAGTCTGTCGGTGGACGCCGCAGGCAATCTGTATGGGACGACGACGCATGGCGGGGCCAACAACGTCGGCACGGTGTTCGAGATCGCGAAGACGGCGAACGGCTACAGCAGCACGCCGACGGTGCTGGTCTCGTTCAACGGCACCAACGGGGCATCGCCGGGGAGTGGCAGCATCATCTTTGATGCGGCCGGCAATCTGTTCGGCACCACCCAGTCCGGAGGGGCCAACAATGCCGGCGCGGTGTTCGAGATCGCGAAGACGGCGAACGGCTACAGCAGCACGCCGACGGTGTTGGTCTCGTTCAACGGCACCAACGGTTCCACCCCCTATGGCAACCTGATCATGGATGCCCATGGTGATCTGCTGGGCACGACCTGGCACGGCGGAGCCAACGGGTACGGCGTGATCTACGAGGTGGTCAAGACATCGACGGGCTACAGCAGCACTCCGGTGGTGCTGACGTCGTTCAACGGCACCAATGCCAACGGATCCACCGGCGCGCTGCTGATGGATGGGGCAGGGAACCTGTTCGGAACGAGCCCCGGCAACACGGTGTTTGAACTCCCTGTCGCGTCTGCGACGGCGGTGCCCACCGTCAACAGCACCACAACGGTGATCAACACCGATCCGGCCATCGCGCCGACGGTAACGATCACCAGCGCGGCCGAGGCGAGCAACGTTGCGGCCCAGACCATCACCGGGACGGTCACGGCCGGCAGCGGTGCAATCGTGGGACAGACGGTCACGCTGACGGACAACGGCACGACGCTCGGAACGGCCATCGTTCAGGCCGACGGCAGCTTCTCGGCTACTGTGACGCTGCCGAACCAGGGGGCGAACTCGATCGTCGCGACCGTGACCGACAGCTTGGGCAGCACCGGCACCAGCGCGGCGGTGGTCGACACGCTCGACAATATCGCCCCGACGGTGACGATCACCAGTGCGGCCGAGGCGAGCAACGTTGCGGCCCAGACCATCACGGGGACCGTGAGCTTGGACGGTGCGGCGGCGGTGGTCGGTCAGACGGTCACCGTGACGGACAACGGCACGACGCTCGGAACGGCCATCGTTCAGGCCGACGGCAGCTTCTCGGTTGGCGTTGTGCTGCCGAACCAGGGGGCGAACTCGATCGTCGCGACGGTGAGCGACAGCTATGGCAACACCGGCACCAGCGCGGCGGTGGTCGACACGCTCGACAATATCGCCCCGACGGTGACGATCACCAGTGCGGCCGAGGCGAGCAACGTTGCGGCCCAGACCATCACGGGGACCGTGAGCTTGGACGGTGCGGCGGCGGTGGTCGGTCAGACGGTCACCGTGACGGACAACGGCACGACGCTCGGAACGGCCATCGTTCAGGCCGACGGCAGCTTCTCGGTTGGCGTTGTGCTGCCGAACCAGGGGGCGAACTCGATCGTCGCGACGGTGAGCGACAGCTATGGCAACACCGGCACCAGCGCGGCGGTGGTCGACACGCTCGGCAATGTCGTCAGCGTGGCGCCGACGATCATCGGAACGACAGCGGGCCAGACGACCACGTCGGAAGCCGCGGTCCATCCGTTCAGCGGTGTGACGATTGACGATGCCAATGTCGGGGCGACCGATACGCTGACTATCACGCTGAGCGGAGCGGGAGGAACGCTGTCGGGCGCAGGCCTGAGCGGCTCGGGCAACACCTACACGCTGTCGGGGAGCGCCGCGACGATCACCAGCCAGCTGCAGGCGCTGACCTTTACGCCTGCGGCGGGGTCGCCCAACAGCAGCCAGACCACCACGTTCACCCTGTCGGACGTCAGCAGCGCCTACACCAACGTTGTTTATGCCAGCACGGCAACGGCGGTGGCCACGTTCAACGGCACCACCAATGGTAACGCGCTCTACGGCAACCTGATCGCAGACTCGGCCGGCAACCTGTTCGGCACCACCCAGTCCGGAGGGGCCAACAACGCCGGCACGGTGTTCGAGATCGTCAAGAACGGCAGCGGCTATAACAGCACGCCGGTGACGTTGGTGTCGTTCAACGGCACCAACGGCTCGAGCCTGCAGAACAGTCTGCTGATGGATGCTGCGGGTAATCTGTTCGGCACCACCGAGACGGGTGGAGCTTATGGCAAGGGCACGATCTTCGAGATCGTCAAGAACGGCAGCAGCTACAGCAGCACGCCGGTGGTGTTGGCCTCGTTCGACGGCACGAACGGGAACCGTCCTCCGGACAACCTGATCATGGATGCGTCGGGCAACCTGTTCGGCATGACGTACTCTGGCGGAGCCAATGGCGGCGGGACGGTGTTCGAGCTCGTCAAGACTGGCAGCACCTATAGCTCCACCCCGACCACATTGGTCTCGTTCGACAGCACCAGCGGGATCAATCCCGCCGGCAGTCTGTCGGTGGACGCCGCAGGCAATCTGTATGGGACGACGACGCATGGCGGGGCCAACAACGTCGGCACGGTGTTCGAGATCGCGAAGACGGCGAACGGCTACAGCAGCACGCCGACGGTGCTGGTCTCGTTCAACGGCACCAACGGGGCATCGCCGGGGAGTGGCAGCATCATCTTTGATGCGGCCGGCAATCTGTTCGGCACCACCCAGTCCGGAGGGGCCAACAATGCCGGCGCGGTGTTCGAGATCGCGAAGACGGCGAACGGCTACAGCAGCACGCCGACGGTGTTGGTCTCGTTCAACGGCACCAACGGTTCCACCCCCTATGGCAACCTGATCATGGATGCCCATGGTGATCTGCTGGGCACGACCTGGCACGGCGGAGCCAACGGGTACGGCGTGATCTACGAGGTGGTCAAGACATCGACGGGCTACAGCAGCACTCCGGTGGTGCTGACGTCGTTCAACGGCACCAATGCCAACGGATCCACCGGCGCGCTGCTGATGGATGGGGCAGGGAACCTGTTCGGAACGAGCCCCGGCAACACGGTGTTTGAACTCCCTGTCGCGTCTGCGACGGCGGTGCCCACCGTCAACAGCACCACAACGGTGATCAACACCGATCCGGCCATCGCGCCGACGGTAACGATCACCAGCGCGGCCGAGGCGAGCAACGTTGCGGCCCAGACCATCACCGGGACGGTCACGGCCGGCAGCGGTGCAATCGTGGGACAGACGGTCACGCTGACGGACAACGGCACGACGCTCGGAACGGCCATCGTTCAGGCCGACGGCAGCTTCTCGGCTACTGTGACGCTGCCGAACCAGGGGGCGAACTCGATCGTCGCGACCGTGACCGACAGCTTGGGCAGCACCGGCACCAGCGCGGCGGTGGTCGACACGCTCGACAATATCGCCCCGACGGTGACGATCACCAGTGCGGCCGAGGCGAGCAACGTTGCGGCCCAGACCATCACGGGGACCGTGAGCTTGGACGGTGCGGCGGCGGTGGTCGGTCAGACGGTCACCGTGACGGACAACGGCACGACGCTCGGAACGGCCATCGTTCAGGCCGACGGCAGCTTCTCGGTTGGCGTTGTGCTGCCGAACCAGGGGGCGAACTCGATCGTCGCGACGGTGAGCGACAGCTATGGCAACACCGGCACCAGCGCGGCGGTGGTCGACACGCTCGGCAATGTCGTCAGCGTGGCGCCGACGATCATCGGAACGACAGCGGGCCAGACGACCACGTCGGAAGCCGCGGTCCATCCGTTCAGCGGTGTGACGATTGACGATGCCAATGTCGGGGCGACCGATACGCTGACTATCACGCTGAGCGGAGCGGGAGGAACGCTGTCGGGCGCAGGCCTGAGCGGCTCGGGCAACACCTACACGCTGTCGGGGAGCGCCGCGACGATCACCAGCCAGCTGCAGGCGCTGACCTTTACGCCTGCGGCGGGGTCGCCCAACAGCAGCCAGACCACCACGTTCACCCTGTCGGACGTCAGCAGCGCCTACACCAACGTTGTTTATGCCAGCACGGCAACGGCGGTGGCCACGTTCAACGGCACCACCAATGGTAACGCGCTCTACGGCAACCTGATCGCAGACTCGGCCGGCAACCTGTTCGGCACCACCCAGTCCGGAGGGGCCAACAACGCCGGCACGGTGTTCGAGATCGTCAAGAACGGCAGCGGCTATAACAGCACGCCGGTGACGTTGGTGTCGTTCAACGGCACCAACGGCTCGAGCCTGCAGAACAGTCTGCTGATGGATGCTGCGGGTAATCTGTTCGGCACCACCGAGACGGGTGGAGCTTATGGCAAGGGCACGATCTTCGAGATCGTCAAGAACGGCAGCAGCTACAGCAGCACGCCGGTGGTGTTGGCCTCGTTCGACGGCACGAACGGGAACCGTCCTCCGGACAACCTGATCATGGATGCGTCGGGCAACCTGTTCGGCATGACGTACTCTGGCGGAGCCAATGGCGGCGGGACGGTGTTCGAGCTCGTCAAGACTGGCAGCACCTATAGCTCCACCCCGACCACATTGGTCTCGTTCGACAGCACCAGCGGGATCAATCCCGCCGGCAGTCTGTCGGTGGACGCCGCAGGCAATCTGTATGGGACGACGACGCATGGCGGGGCCAACAACGTCGGCACGGTGTTCGAGATCGCGAAGACGGCGAACGGCTACAGCAGCACGCCGACGGTGCTGGTCTCGTTCAACGGCACCAACGGGGCATCGCCGGGGAGTGGCAGCATCATCTTTGATGCGGCCGGCAATCTGTTCGGCACCACCCAGTCCGGAGGGGCCAACAATGCCGGCGCGGTGTTCGAGATCGCGAAGACGGCGAACGGCTACAGCAGCACGCCGACGGTGTTGGTCTCGTTCAACGGCACCAACGGTTCCACCCCCTATGGCAACCTGATCATGGATGCCCATGGTGATCTGCTGGGCACGACCTGGCACGGCGGAGCCAACGGGTACGGCGTGATCTACGAGGTGGTCAAGACATCGACGGGCTACAGCAGCACTCCGGTGGTGCTGACGTCGTTCAACGGCACCAATGCCAACGGATCCACCGGCGCGCTGCTGATGGATGGGGCAGGGAACCTGTTCGGAACGAGCCCCGGCAACACGGTGTTTGAACTCCCTGTCGCGTCTGCGACGGCGGTGCCCACCGTCAACAGCACCACAACGGTGATCAACACCGATCCGGCCATCGCGCCGACGGTAACGATCACCAGCGCGGCCGAGGCGAGCAACGTTGCGGCCCAGACCATCACCGGGACGGTCACGGCCGGCAGCGGTGCAATCGTGGGACAGACGGTCACGCTGACGGACAACGGCACGACGCTCGGAACGGCCATCGTTCAGGCCGACGGCAGCTTCTCGGCTACTGTGACGCTGCCGAACCAGGGGGCGAACTCGATCGTCGCGACCGTGACCGACAGCTTGGGCAGCACCGGCACCAGCGCGGCGGTGGTCGACACGCTCGACAATATCGCCCCGACGGTGACGATCACCAGTGCGCCGGAACCGGGTAATGCCGGGGCACAGACGATCTCGGGCTTGGTCGCGTCAGGAGGCACTGCAACCGTAACTGGCCAGACGGTCACGCTGACGGATAATGGAATCTCGTTGGGTACGGCGATCGTTCAGTCAAACGGGAGTTTTTCGACGTCAGTAACGTTGCCTGGACAGGCCAACAACGCGATTATGGCAAGCGTAACCGACAGTTACGGAAATACGAACAATACCTACCTCGTAACGACGGGCAGCGGTCAGATAGAAATCAACGCCCAGCAAGGCACGGGTACGACTAACAATCTCGATTTCACGGGCAGCGTCACCGATCAGAATCTGTGGTTCCTGCAGTCAGGCAATAATCTGCAGATCGATATTCTAGGAACAAGCACAAGCGCGACCATTGACAACTGGTTCTCAAGCAGCAGTCCCGATCAGCTTCAGGAAATTGAAGCGGGCGGATTGAAGATCGACAGCCAACTATCTCAGCTCGTACAGGCGATGGCGACCTATTCGTCCAATAACCCCGGATACGATCCCGCATCCTCAGGAACTAGCATGCCGAACGATAGCAACCTCCAATCAGCAATCGCTGCGGCGTGGCACTCCTAG
- a CDS encoding HlyD family type I secretion periplasmic adaptor subunit produces the protein MSSAEAHRQDNAPISLDARRRRRNDAREFLPAALEIVETPASPVGRAVAGSIMLFIAMAIGWSIIGHVDIIASAQGKIVPTGRTKTIQPLEAGIVAAIHVEDGDKVRAGDVLVELDRTVTEAERRRVAQGLMQARLDVARLSVLRDSFADLAALRPLEVPQGAAPTDLARTRAALQAQAAEQLSKLAANQQQIAQKRAEAQSVEAAIAKIDATLPFLQETADIRRNAKEIQYGNQIAFLDAQSRLIDQQSERVVQTRRLVEIEAARLALEQQLAQTRSGFERQVLSDLADAEKKAEELTQDLVKAERKIAEQVLRAPIDGTVQQLALHTVGGVVTSAQQLMVIVPAGSQLETEVMISNRDIGFVNIGQPAEIKIDTFNFTRYGLVHGKVISVSQDSIVREKPADKQNGGKTAGALAETSEPAGQEFIYSARVSLDEKQMQIEDKMVALAPGMAVTVEIKTGTRRIVEYVMSPLLRYKQESLRER, from the coding sequence ATGTCGTCGGCTGAGGCGCACAGGCAGGACAACGCCCCGATCTCGCTGGATGCACGGCGTCGGCGCCGCAACGACGCGCGCGAGTTCCTGCCCGCGGCGCTGGAGATCGTTGAGACGCCGGCGTCGCCCGTAGGGCGCGCCGTCGCAGGCAGCATCATGCTGTTCATCGCGATGGCTATCGGCTGGTCGATCATCGGCCATGTCGACATCATCGCCTCGGCGCAGGGCAAGATCGTGCCGACCGGCCGCACCAAGACGATCCAGCCGCTCGAGGCCGGCATCGTCGCGGCGATCCACGTCGAGGACGGAGACAAGGTGCGGGCCGGCGACGTGCTGGTCGAGCTCGACCGCACCGTCACCGAGGCCGAGCGCCGCCGCGTCGCGCAGGGCCTGATGCAGGCGCGGCTCGATGTCGCCAGGCTGAGCGTGCTCCGCGACAGCTTTGCCGATCTCGCCGCGCTGCGGCCGCTGGAGGTGCCGCAAGGCGCCGCGCCAACCGATCTCGCACGCACCCGCGCCGCGCTGCAGGCGCAGGCCGCCGAGCAGCTGTCGAAGCTCGCCGCCAATCAGCAGCAGATCGCGCAGAAGCGCGCCGAGGCGCAGTCGGTGGAGGCTGCGATCGCCAAGATCGACGCCACCCTGCCGTTCCTGCAGGAGACCGCCGACATCCGCCGCAACGCCAAGGAGATCCAGTACGGCAACCAGATCGCCTTCCTCGACGCACAGTCGCGCCTGATCGACCAGCAGAGCGAGCGCGTTGTTCAGACCCGGCGCCTGGTCGAGATCGAGGCCGCGCGGCTGGCGCTGGAGCAGCAGCTCGCGCAGACCCGCTCTGGATTCGAGCGCCAGGTGCTGTCGGATCTCGCCGATGCCGAGAAGAAGGCCGAGGAGCTCACCCAGGACCTCGTCAAGGCCGAGCGCAAGATCGCCGAGCAGGTGCTGCGCGCCCCGATCGACGGCACCGTGCAGCAGCTCGCGCTGCATACCGTCGGCGGCGTCGTCACGTCGGCGCAACAACTGATGGTTATCGTGCCCGCTGGTAGCCAGCTCGAGACCGAGGTCATGATCTCCAACCGCGACATCGGCTTCGTCAATATTGGCCAGCCCGCTGAGATCAAGATCGACACCTTCAACTTCACCCGCTACGGCCTCGTCCACGGCAAGGTGATCAGCGTCTCGCAAGACTCCATCGTCCGCGAGAAGCCGGCGGACAAACAGAACGGTGGCAAGACCGCCGGTGCTCTGGCCGAGACCAGCGAGCCCGCCGGGCAGGAGTTCATCTACTCGGCGCGGGTGTCACTGGATGAAAAGCAGATGCAAATCGAGGACAAGATGGTCGCTCTGGCGCCCGGCATGGCCGTGACGGTGGAGATCAAGACGGGAACAAGAAGGATCGTCGAATACGTGATGTCGCCGCTACTGCGGTACAAGCAGGAGAGTTTGAGGGAGCGATGA